A part of Rattus norvegicus strain BN/NHsdMcwi chromosome 4, GRCr8, whole genome shotgun sequence genomic DNA contains:
- the LOC120102461 gene encoding NEDD4-binding protein 1-like, producing MILQRLERPTAEEAREQEVLNCEPVVPDKIEAEDRQPIEHTAPPLTDLTEAGSPSALSFPAAREQRPENGLQEQTGITGPNNRKPDCAEPPRSCSSPHLKPKTPQTDPALLPQHLTSHTDARLARPCDQIYSSITRDQRFQDILKTPYQLDLRNEPAREDLKPIVIDGSNVAMAHGLNKFFSCRGIAIAVEYFWKLGHRNITVFVPHWRTTRHPDATEQHFLSQLRELGLLAVTISGKNLGQSIASHDHRFLLHLAEKTGGIIVTNDNLREFVTESVSWREIIARRLLQYTFVGDIFMVPYDPLGRHGPRLEEFLRREAFLLHTPPKLDAQSDVRTFGHAIQSHNSQGAQASPGAPPRTRLLQRKAL from the coding sequence ATGATATTACAAAGGCTTGAAAGACCAACGGCAGAGGAagcaagagaacaggaagtgcttaATTGTGAACCTGTGGTGCCTGATAAAATCGAGGCTGAAGACAGACAGCCCATTGAACATACAGCACCCCCTCTTACGGACCTTACTGAGGCAGGTTCACCATCTGCACTATCTTTCCCAGCGGCCCGGGAACAGAGGCCTGAAAATGGTTTGCAAGAGCAAACAGGAATTACAGGTCCTAATAATAGGAAGCCGGACTGTGCAGAGCCTCCTCGCTCTTGCAGCTCTCCTCACCTCAAGCCAAAGACTCCCCAAACCGACCCAGCTCTGCTGCCCCAGCACTTAACTTCACATACTGATGCAAGATTGGCCCGACCCTGCGATCAAATCTATTCCTCCATTACCCGGGATCAAAGATTTCAAGATATTCTGAAAACACCATACCAGCTGGACTTAAGAAATGAACCAGCCAGAGAAGATCTGAAGCCTATTGTTATAGATGGCAGTAATGTTGCAATGGCCCATGGTCTGAACAAGTTCTTTAGTTGCCGTGGCATAGCCATTGCAGTTGAATATTTTTGGAAGCTCGGCCACAGAAACATCACTGTGTTTGTCCCACACTGGAGAACCACTCGGCATCCTGATGCCACAGAACAGCACTTCTTAAGCCAGCTCCGGGAGCTTGGGCTATTAGCTGTCACTATTTCCGGGAAGAACCTTGGGCAGAGTATTGCTTCTCATGACCACAGGTTCCTGCTCCACTTAGCAGAAAAGACTGGTGGCATCATTGTAACCAATGACAACTTGAGAGAGTTTGTGACCGAGTCCGTGTCCTGGAGAGAAATTATCGCAAGAAGGCTGCTTCAGTACACTTTTGTGGGGGACATATTTATGGTTCCTTACGACCCTCTGGGAAGACATGGACCTCGGCTCGAAGAATTTCTTCGAAGGGAGGCCTTTCTTCTACACACGCCTCCAAAACTCGATGCCCAGTCAGATGTGCGCACATTTGGCCACGCCATCCAGAGCCACAATAGCCAGGGAGCCCAAGCAAGCCCTGGTGCTCCACCCAGGACCAGGCTTCTGCAGAGAAAAGCGCTCTGA
- the LOC120102462 gene encoding NEDD4-binding protein 1-like, with protein sequence MENSSADPSHTSVKIGEYQKIVEKALTLLIACVISGISLYQFTVAIFIYFLLEELKNTHLQLEILSKKVAKLAGQQQEIGVLGGKLDTILERLERPTAEEAREQEVLNCEPVVPDKIEAEDRQPIEHKAPPLTDLTEAGSPSALSFPAAREQRPENGLQEQTGITGPNNRKPDCAEPPRSCSSPHLKPKTPQTDPALLPQHLTSHTDARLARPCDQIYSSITRDQRFQDILKTPYQLDLRNEPAREDLKPIVIDGSNVAMAHGLNKFLLHLAEKTGGIIVTNDNLREFVTESVSWREIIARRLLQYTFVGDIFMVPDDPLGRHGPRLEEFLRREAFLLHTPPKLDAQSDVRTFGHAIQSHNSQGAQASPGAPPRTRLLQRKAL encoded by the exons ATGGAAAATTCCAGTGCTGATCCCTCACACACAAGTGTAAAGATTGGAGAGTACCAGAAGATAGTTGAGAAAGCCTTGACTTTACTGATTGCATGTGTGATTTCGGGCATAAGCCTCTACCAATTTACAGTTGCAATCTTCATATATTTCCTCTTAGAAGAACTGAAAAATACACATCTACAACTAGAAATTCTCTCAAAAAAGGTTGCAAAGCTAGCCGGGCAACAACAAGAAATAggtgtgctaggaggaaaactagACACGATATTAGAAAGGCTTGAAAGACCAACGGCAGAGGAagcaagagaacaggaagtgcttaATTGTGAACCTGTGGTGCCTGATAAAATCGAGGCTGAAGACAGACAGCCCATTGAACATAAAGCACCCCCTCTTACGGACCTTACTGAGGCAGGTTCACCATCTGCACTATCTTTCCCAGCGGCCCGGGAACAGAGGCCTGAAAATGGTTTGCAAGAGCAAACAGGAATTACAGGTCCTAATAATAGGAAGCCGGACTGTGCAGAGCCTCCTCGCTCTTGCAGCTCTCCTCACCTCAAGCCAAAGACTCCCCAAACCGACCCAGCTCTGCTGCCCCAGCACTTAACTTCACATACTGATGCAAGATTGGCCCGACCCTGCGATCAAATCTATTCCTCCATTACCCGGGATCAAAGATTTCAAGATATTCTGAAAACACCATACCAGCTGGACTTAAGAAATGAACCAGCCAGAGAAGATCTGAAGCCTATTGTTATAGATGGCAGTAATGTTGCAATGGCCCATGGTCTGAACAA GTTCCTGCTCCACTTAGCAGAAAAGACTGGTGGCATCATTGTAACCAATGACAACTTGAGAGAGTTTGTGACCGAGTCCGTGTCCTGGAGAGAAATTATCGCAAGAAGGCTGCTTCAGTACACTTTTGTGGGGGACATATTTATGGTTCCTGACGACCCTCTGGGAAGACATGGACCTCGGCTCGAAGAATTTCTTCGAAGGGAGGCCTTTCTTCTACACACGCCTCCAAAACTCGATGCCCAGTCAGATGTGCGCACATTTGGCCACGCCATCCAGAGCCACAATAGCCAGGGAGCCCAAGCAAGCCCTGGTGCTCCACCCAGGACCAGGCTTCTGCAGAGAAAAGCGCTCTGA
- the LOC120102460 gene encoding NEDD4-binding protein 1-like produces MENSSADPSHTSVKIGEYQKIVEKALTLLIACVISGISLYQFTVAIFIYFLLEELKNTHLQLEILSKKVAKLAGQQQEIGVLGGKLDTILERLERPTAEEAREQEVLNCEPVVPDKIEAEDRQPIEHKAPPLTDLTEAGSPSALSFPAAREQRPENGLQEQTGITGPNNRKPDCAEPPRSCSSPHLKPKTPQTDPALLPQHLTSHTDARLARPCDQIYSSITRDQRFQDILKTPYQLDLRNEPAREDLKPIVIDGSNVAMAHGLNKFLLHLAEKTGGIIVTNDNLREFVTESVSWREIIARRLLQYTFVGDIFMVPDDPLGRHGPRLEEFLRREAFLLHTPPKLDAQSDVRTFGHAIQSHNSQGAQASPGASPRTRILQRKAL; encoded by the exons ATGGAAAATTCCAGTGCTGATCCCTCACACACAAGTGTAAAGATTGGAGAGTACCAGAAGATAGTTGAGAAAGCCTTGACTTTACTGATTGCATGTGTGATTTCGGGCATAAGCCTCTACCAATTTACAGTTGCAATCTTCATATATTTCCTCTTAGAAGAACTGAAAAATACACATCTACAACTAGAAATTCTCTCAAAAAAGGTTGCAAAGCTAGCCGGGCAACAACAAGAAATAggtgtgctaggaggaaaactagACACGATATTAGAAAGGCTTGAAAGACCAACGGCAGAGGAagcaagagaacaggaagtgcttaATTGTGAACCTGTGGTGCCTGATAAAATCGAGGCTGAAGACAGACAGCCCATTGAACATAAAGCACCCCCTCTTACGGACCTTACTGAGGCAGGTTCACCATCTGCACTATCTTTCCCAGCGGCCCGGGAACAGAGGCCTGAAAATGGTTTGCAAGAGCAAACAGGAATTACAGGTCCTAATAATAGGAAGCCGGACTGTGCAGAGCCTCCTCGCTCTTGCAGCTCTCCTCACCTCAAGCCAAAGACTCCCCAAACCGACCCAGCTCTGCTGCCCCAGCACTTAACTTCACATACTGATGCAAGATTGGCCCGACCCTGCGATCAAATCTATTCCTCCATTACCCGGGATCAAAGATTTCAAGATATTCTGAAAACACCATACCAGCTGGACTTAAGAAATGAACCAGCCAGAGAAGATCTGAAGCCTATTGTTATAGATGGCAGTAATGTTGCAATGGCCCATGGTCTGAACAA GTTCCTGCTCCACTTAGCAGAAAAGACTGGTGGCATCATTGTAACCAATGACAACTTGAGAGAGTTTGTGACCGAGTCCGTGTCCTGGAGAGAAATTATCGCAAGAAGGCTGCTTCAGTACACTTTTGTGGGGGACATATTTATGGTTCCTGACGACCCTCTGGGAAGACATGGACCTCGGCTCGAAGAATTTCTTCGAAGGGAGGCCTTTCTTCTACACACGCCTCCAAAACTCGATGCCCAGTCAGATGTGCGCACATTTGGCCACGCCATCCAGAGCCACAATAGCCAGGGAGCCCAAGCAAGCCCTGGTGCTTCACCCAGGACCAGGATTCTGCAGAGAAAAGCGCTCTGA